DNA sequence from the Tenacibaculum mesophilum genome:
AGTTTTATTAGGTATGAGCGGTATGTTTCATAAATACTTTATGCAAACAAAATTCAGTGCTGATGAGTTTCATAAAGACGCTGATAATTTTAGTCGGCTACTTGATTTATTAACCAATCTAGGTTGGTTTTTCAAGACTAAAGACTCTTATGAGTTTACTGATGAAGGCTTATTTTTTGCTCGAAGAGCTAGTGCTTATGGAGTTACCGTATCGTACATTCCTACACTCAGAAAACTAGACAAACTTATTTTCGGAAATCCTGATATTTTTAGAACTTCAGAAATTGGAAATGACGAAATTCATGTAGATAGAGAAATGAATGTTTGGGGAAGTGGTGGCGCGCATTCTACCTACTTTAAAGTAATCGATGAGATTATTATTAACCTATTTAATAAACCTATCAACGAACAACCTAAAGGTATTTTAGATGTTGGCTGTGGTAATGGTGCATTTTTAAAACATTTATTTAATGTAATTGAACATCAGACTAAAAGAGGTACTATGTTAGAGGATTATCCTCTATTACTTATTGGTGTCGATTATAACGAAGCTGCATTAAAAATCACTCGAAAAAACCTAGTACAAGCAGATATTTGGGCTAAAGTGATTTGGGGAGATATTGGAAATCCGAAAGCGTTATCAGAAGATTTACAAGATAAATACGGAATTAACCTTTCTGATTTATTAAACGTTCGTACCTTTTTAGATCACAACAGAATTTGGCAAGAGCCTGCTCCTAATGATAATTCAACTATTACCAATTCAACTGGAGCTTATGCTTACAGAGGAAAACGTTTGAATAACAACTTGGTAGTAGAGTC
Encoded proteins:
- a CDS encoding class I SAM-dependent methyltransferase; translated protein: MLSKQEKSALRSRLFRHLDGIVTCPAAYTLHEKGITNYLLKKKSVSLNEITSEFNANDGYLNVALRTLCSQGWLTQHVDNTHNTVQFEINEASAIAFSYFHLYKEAFLLLKFSENYSARKFEIEPYEKLEKLYKNFTNNFGIKTPSTSEEKEIVAQILTHIEGIIVGPTTVLLGMSGMFHKYFMQTKFSADEFHKDADNFSRLLDLLTNLGWFFKTKDSYEFTDEGLFFARRASAYGVTVSYIPTLRKLDKLIFGNPDIFRTSEIGNDEIHVDREMNVWGSGGAHSTYFKVIDEIIINLFNKPINEQPKGILDVGCGNGAFLKHLFNVIEHQTKRGTMLEDYPLLLIGVDYNEAALKITRKNLVQADIWAKVIWGDIGNPKALSEDLQDKYGINLSDLLNVRTFLDHNRIWQEPAPNDNSTITNSTGAYAYRGKRLNNNLVVESLKQHFTKWKPFISKFGLLLIELHTSKPELVAKNLGKTAATAYDATHGYSDQYIIELDEYMNAMEAIGLTHDKNTFRKFPNSELATVSINLFK